A DNA window from Setaria viridis chromosome 2, Setaria_viridis_v4.0, whole genome shotgun sequence contains the following coding sequences:
- the LOC117844226 gene encoding cyclic phosphodiesterase, whose translation MEPINQSREVEEVYSVWALPSELARGRLCRLMAGLRAAHGGPTFEPHVTVVGAIRLRWSVAVEALHHAAAADVRPYTANIVSDRQGFYHCGGLLLELTPEVMTASDHCCGHFSYERPISYVSHVSLIYGDRTEEQDGTAMEKIEELDKDIRELQFEILDIVLYRTDPEDVESWELVELST comes from the exons ATGGAGCCAATCAACCAGTCGCGAGAGGTAGAGGAGGTGTACTCCGTGTGGGCGCTCCCGTCGGAGCTCGCCCGGGGCCGCCTCTGTCGTCTCATGGCCGGACTCCGTGCCGCGCACGGTGGGCCAACCTTCGAGCCGCATGTCACAGTGGTCGGTGCCATCCGTCTCCGGTGGTCGGTAGCCGTCGAGGCTCTCCATCATGCCGCGGCCGCAGACGTCCGTCCATACACTGCCAACATCGTCAGCGACCGTCAGGGGTTCTACCACTGTGGCGGCCTCCTGCTCGAGCTCACCCCGGAG GTGATGACAGCGAGCGATCACTGCTGCGGTCACTTCAGTTACGAGAGGCCAATTT CATACGTGTCGCATGTCAGCCTCATATACGGAGATCGAACAGAGGAGCAGGATGGGACGGCCATGGAGAAGATCGAGGAGCTGGACAAGGATATCCGTGAATTGCAGTTTGAGATCCTTGACATCGTGCT ttacaGAACGGATCCTGAGGATGTGGAGTCATGGGAACTGGTGGAGCTGTCAACCTGA
- the LOC117844227 gene encoding uncharacterized protein, whose translation MDWEQLTRACIKHKNRSDQRKKKSPDTAPVVSLEPSITTRREQRRSMEDTTSTATQEQSWSSLPADLLKTIVNLLPWSSHPSFAATCKHWRSAVSPFYPAWITPILLNATDVGSTNIRYYSPYYHKNFEVDKTLETPNAKFSCANGHRLTLCQHDGTELIVVHTNLVTGKTYSLCPLERTGFDVVVYDGAQRMFGINMFEIYRAIESDGGGWYDWQFSEYNHDLGRLNVSPMTNPVFHRGLLYLLDVDRRLAVYDDSRLDEGFKILDVPKGFGFECDGYYLFESDEGELMAVLMGCRGPLVHVVKLNEQNMEWEEVKSLEGRALFTGTLTTTMVKTGVKWMQNKIFVPRLYDWPETIRVDLVDREGEVAFVPLSAGAAQHGGAEGRNIWACGLGPEEAPEFWETIKVDYSIWVNFRN comes from the coding sequence ATGGATTGGGAACAACTCACCCGTGCCTGCATCAAACACAAAAATCGATCAGATCAACGCAAGAAAAAGTCGCCGGACACCGCACCCGTTGTTTCCCTAGAGCCGTCGATCACGACGCGCCGGGAGCAAAGGAGGTCGATGGAGGACAccacgtcgacggcgacgcAGGAACAGAGCTGGTCATCCCTCCCGGCCGACCTACTCAAAACCATCGTCAACCTACTACCATGGTCCAGCCACCCGAGTTTCGCCGCGACATGCAAGCACTGGCGTTCTGCGGTGTCGCCGTTCTACCCGGCGTGGATCACCCCCATCCTCCTCAACGCCACCGATGTCGGCTCCACCAACATCCGCTACTACAGCCCGTATTATCACAAGAATTTTGAGGTCGACAAGACATTGGAAACCCCTAACGCTAAATTCAGTTGTGCAAACGGGCACCGTCTGACGCTGTGCCAGCATGACGGTACTGAATTAATTGTTGTTCACACTAACCTCGTGACAGGCAAGACCTACAGCTTGTGTCCGCTGGAGCGCACAGGCTTTGACGTCGTCGTCTACGATGGCGCGCAACGAATGTTCGGCATCAACATGTTCGAGATATACCGCGCCATCGAGAGCGATGGCGGTGGATGGTACGATTGGCAATTCTCGGAGTACAACCATGATCTTGGGCGGCTTAACGTATCGCCGATGACGAACCCTGTCTTCCACCGCGGCTTGCTCTACCTATTGGATGTTGACAGGAGGTTGGCGGTGTATGACGATAGCCGACTCGACGAAGGATTCAAGATTCTTGACGTGCCCAAAGGCTTTGGTTTCGAGTGCGATGGCTACTACCTGTTTGAGTCTGATGAAGGCGAGCTCATGGCCGTGCTCATGGGCTGCCGCGGGCCCCTTGTGCATGTCGTCAAGCTCAACGAGCAAAATATGGAGTGGGAGGAGGTGAAGAGCTTGGAGGGACGGGCATTGTTCACCGGCACCCTCACGACCACGATGGTGAAGACCGGCGTGAAGTGGATGCAGAACAAGATCTTCGTCCCAAGGCTATATGATTGGCCCGAAACAATCCGCGTAGACCTCGTTGACAGGGAGGGTGAGGTAGCTTTCGTACCGCTATCTGCTGGAGCTGCACAACACGGTGGCGCAGAAGGCAGAAACATATGGGCGTGTGGATTGGGACCAGAAGAAGCACCCGAGTTTTGGGAGACCATAAAGGTTGATTACAGTATCTGGGTCAATTTTAGGAATTGA
- the LOC117844228 gene encoding uncharacterized protein: MKTIHNSSVNFPLLCKDFIIDIWQIYYARSKGADAILLIAAVLPDLDIKYMLRVCRSLGMTALVEVHDVRELDHVLKIDGVQPIGINNCSLGTFEVDTTNTNMLLEKRGDIIRKKKIMVGWSGFSYKKTL; the protein is encoded by the exons ATGAAGACCATACACAATTCTAGTGTGAAT TTCCCTCTACTCTGTAAGGATTTTATCATTGACATCTGGCAAATCTATTATGCGCGTTCGAAAGGTGCCGATGCGATTCTCCTGATTGCTGCCGTGCTGCCGGACCTTGACATCAAGTACATGCTTCGTGTTTGCAGGAGTCTTGGCATGACAGCTCTTGTTGAG GTTCATGATGTGAGGGAGTTGGATCACGTACTGAAGATAGATGGTGTTCAACCTATTGGCATCAACAATTGCAGTCTAG gGACATTTGAAGTCGACACTACGAACACAAACATGTTGTTAGAGAAACGTGGTGACATCATtaggaagaagaaaataatggtagGTTGGTCTGgcttttcatataaaaaaactTTGTAA
- the LOC117843008 gene encoding zinc finger AN1 domain-containing stress-associated protein 17, with protein sequence MARRGTEAFPYLGAHCDEPDCNQLDFLPFDCDGCGKVFCAAHRTYREHGCAKAADQGRTVVVCPDCGDAIERTAPGQDEKAVLEAHARSRRCDPARKRKPRCPARRCKEPLTFSNTSECKACGLKVCLRHRFPADHDCAGKSVGASKAAGAAAARRAGGECAKDAKKGSGGWTLPAAVRNLKIF encoded by the coding sequence ATGGCGCGGCGGGGCACGGAGGCGTTCCCGTACCTGGGCGCGCACTGCGACGAGCCGGACTGCAACCAGCTCGACTTCCTCCCGTTCGACTGCGACGGGTGCGGCAAGGTCTTCTGCGCGGCGCACCGGACGTACCGGGAACACGGCTGCGCCAAGGCGGCCGACCAGGGCCGCACCGTTGTCGTCTGCCCGGACTGCGGCGACGCCATCGAGCGGACGGCGCCGGGGCAGGACGAGAAAGCCGTCCTGGAGGCGCACGCGCGGTCGCGGCGGTGCGACCCGGCGAGGAAGCGGAAACCTCGGTGCCCCGCGCGGCGGTGCAAGGAGCCGCTCACGTTCTCCAACACCAGCGAGTGCAAGGCCTGCGGACTGAAGGTGTGCCTCAGGCACCGCTTCCCGGCCGACCACGACTGCGCGGGGAAGTCGGTCGGCGCGTCcaaggcggcgggcgcggccgcggccaggAGGGCCGGCGGGGAGTGCGCCAAGGACGCCaagaaggggagcggcggctgGACGCTGCCGGCGGCAGTCCGCAACCTCAAGatattttaa